The Oncorhynchus masou masou isolate Uvic2021 chromosome 31, UVic_Omas_1.1, whole genome shotgun sequence genome includes a region encoding these proteins:
- the LOC135523419 gene encoding E3 ubiquitin-protein ligase TRIM8-like, with protein sequence MSATPNMASNMATSDLSETWRNCFEEELICPICLHVFSEPIQLPCKHNFCRGCISEAWAKDSSLVRCPECNHAYSQKPALEKNHKLSNIVDKFNALSVEKAASPVLQCILCRRGPPLPAVKVCLRCSAPCCQSHVQTHLQQPCSALGHLLVEAEAVKAWTCPQHDEYRLYHCEAEQTAVCQYCCFTRCHPSHGHGVTDVELRRNDIRQNLLRQQERVEERVQDIDEQLCKLDSDKCVVEDRVCELKEEVRVQYLRMQHFLEEDLSRTLEVLERARSRFCQENAGQVLALGEQRHEAQKLLSSVHTAFGKSEELGFMKNTKPVKILMERSQGCVGSALPPYKVGSLNSKLFLSELSKREKSLRKTMEAPLTPPSSFLQSVPASPSGLGSGVEKRKHSLAFPEGNGSAGKNTASGFKDSSSSSSKQPYQGPNSAPGEGQSSNQQPLGPCGPSHMNEGGGTGSGSGSLTNHHSGSVFGPSHFPPAGSSSSHSSQQAVLPQYGGRKILVCTMDNCYCSGVPSVSGHRGHPPYPRSGSFPWVSAQDYSHPPGLASGAPAMQGLAVRDWIDAQQTHRHTDFYGLYGQPSTKHYVTS encoded by the exons ATGTCCGCCACTCCCAACATGGCCTCCAACATGGCGACCTCCGACCTGTCCGAGACGTGGAGGAACTGTTTTGAAGAGGAGCTGATCTGCCCCATCTGCCTGCACGTCTTCTCTGAGCCCATCCAGCTGCCCTGCAAGCACAACTTCTGCCGGGGCTGCATCTCAGAGGCCTGGGCTAAAGACTCTTCCCTGGTCCGCTGTCCCGAGTGCAACCATGCCTACAGTCAGAAGCCCGCTCTGGAGAAGAACCACAAGCTGTCCAACATCGTGGACAAGTTTAACGCGTTGTCTGTAGAGAAGGCGGCCTCGCCGGTGCTGCAGTGTATACTGTGCCGCCGTGGGCCACCGCTCCCGGCCGTGAAGGTGTGCCTACGATGTAGCGCCCCCTGTTGTCAGAGCCACGTCCAGACACACCTGCAGCAGCCCTGCTCCGCCCTGGGACACCTGCTGGTGGAGGCTGAGGCGGTCAAGGCCTGGACGTGTCCGCAGCACGACGAGTACAGACTTTACCACTGTGAGGCAGAACAGACTGCCGTGTGTCAGTACTGCTGCTTCACGCGATGTCATCCCAGTCACGGACACGGGGTCACCGACGTGGAGCTACGACGCAACGATATACGG CAAAATCTATTGCGGCagcaggagagggtggaggagagagttcAGGACATCGATGAGCAGCTCTGTAAACTGGACTCTGACAAGTGTGTGGTGGAG GACAGAGTGTGTGAGCTGAAAGAGGAGGTGCGTGTGCAGTATCTGCGGATGCAGCACTTCTTGGAAGAAGATTTGTCCCGTACGCTGGAGGTTCTAGAGCGGGCCCGTTCTAGGTTCTGCCAGGAAAACGCGGGCCAGGTTCTAGCTTTGGGAGAACAGAGACACGAGGCCCAGAAGCTGCTCAGCTCAGTCCACACGGCCTTTGGCAAATCTGAGGAGCTGGGCTTCATGAAGAACACCAAGCCTGTCAAGATCCTCATGGAGCG gTCTCAAGGTTGCGTGGGCAGTGCACTCCCTCCCTACAAGGTGGGAAGTCTCAACTCTAAGCTGTTCCTGTCAGAACTctccaagagagagaagagcCTACGGAAAACAATGGAAG cccccctaacccctccctcctcattcCTCCAGTCCGTCCCTGCGTCTCCTAGCGGCCTTGGCTCAGGGGTGGAGAAACGCAAACACTCCTTGGCGTTCCCAGAAGGCAATGGGAGCGCCGGGAAAAACACTGCTTCTGGGTTCAAGgactcctcatcttcctcctctaaGCAGCCCTACCAGGGCCCAAACTCCGCCCCCGGAGAGGGCCAATCCTCGAATCAGCAGCCTCTGGGTCCCTGTGGCCCCTCCCACATGAACGAAGGTGGCGGAACAGGAAGTGGAAGTGGCTCTCTGACCAATCACCATTCAGGGTCTGTGTTCGGTCCCTCCCACTTCCCCCCTGCCGGCAGTAGCTCCTCCCATTCTTCCCAGCAGGCTGTGCTCCCCCAGTATGGCGGGCGTAAGATCCTGGTGTGTACCATGGATAACTGCTACTGCTCCGGGGTACCCTCCGTGTCAGGGCACCGCGGCCACCCGCCCTACCCACGTTCAGGCTCCTTTCCCTGGGTAAGCGCCCAGGACTATTCCCATCCCCCTGGCCTAGCCTCTGGAGCTCCAGCCATGCAAGGGCTTGCTGTCAGAGACTGGATAGACGCACAGCAGACGCACCGACACACAGACTTCTATGGGCTGTATGGGCAGCCCTCCACCAAGCACTATGTCACCAGTTAA